In one window of Helianthus annuus cultivar XRQ/B chromosome 17, HanXRQr2.0-SUNRISE, whole genome shotgun sequence DNA:
- the LOC110921526 gene encoding protein arginine N-methyltransferase 7, whose translation MRSHLQTLTRTVSVVRTLTGGFRPSPKAITRTMSSNSTGLMFQLKLNPITGNSEWIVIEEELDDASPKPMLATTSYLDMLNDSPRNRVYRTAIDKTVSKQCHVLDIGAGTGLLSMMAARAMGVDDDSSPSKGVVTACESYLPMVKLMKKVLRANDMNSKIRVLNKRSDEVEVGVDVASRADVLVSEILDSELLGEGLIPSLQHAHDKLLVENYKTVPYRATTYGQLVESTYLWELHDLYSNEANVADGIHLVPKGKESILRVKPQQFAMHCDAMGEELRLLSEPFKIFEFDFWKRPDSHGETQVHTKATNNGTVHAVISWWVLQLDEEGNIFYSTSPKWINSPSTNNGLSSMYTGTRDWCDHWKQCVWFTKGKGLPVRKDEDVRMDATHTDISISYKFNAQSQTSEVDHSQDSHLTLSPERIAIYGDNNWRQFMLKAINYALKGKESPLCVIADDSVFLSVAVAHISKSSHIIAMFPGLGDKGRQYLQAVADENGYSMDRIQVINTRKQQLTMNDTHQNKVDLLIAEPFYFGAEGMLPWQGLQFWSKRTMIDSMLAEDVCIMPCKGILKACAMSLPDLWRSRCALENIEGFDHTMVNTTLGACGPSSESPCLPFFIWQCGETQKLSDTYTIMEFDFLKPLSSCHGKAKVEFIEAGVCHGFALWIDWVMDSTNDIVMSTGLDQRYWKQGVKLLAEPLKIGPGICSTVIEAHFDSSSGELSVNNR comes from the exons ATGCGCAGTCACCTCCAAACCCTAACTCGCACCGTCTCCGTCGTCCGTACACTCACCGGCGGCTTCCGTCCGTCACCAAAAGCCATAACTCGCACAATGAGCTCCAACTCTACCGGTCTTATGTTCCAACTCAAGCTCAATCCGATCACCGGTAACTCCGAGTGGATAGTTATCGAAGAGGAACTCGATGACGCATCACCTAAACCAATGTTAGCGACCACATCTTACCTCGATATGCTCAACGATTCACCGAGAAACAGAGTTTATCGTACCGCAATTGATAAAACTGTTTCGAAACAATGTCATGTGCTGGATATTGG AGCTGGAACTGGTTTGTTGTCCATGATGGCGGCTAGGGCTATGGGCGTTGACGACGACTCATCACCGTCTAAAGGGGTGGTGACAGCGTGTGAATCGTACCTGCCTATGGTGAAACTGATGAAGAAGGTTTTGCGTGCTAATGATATGAATAGTAAGATACGTGTGTTAAATAAGAGATCAGACGAAGTAGAAGTTGGCGTTGACGTTGCTTCTCGTGCTGATGTTCTT GTTAGCGAAATACTGGATTCGGAATTACTGGGTGAAGGTCTGATCCCTAGTCTTCAGCATGCacatgataagctactggtcgaAAATTACAAGACGGTTCCTTACAGAGCGACTACTTATGGCCAGTTAGTGGAAAGCACATATCTATGGGAGCTGCATGATCTATACAGCAATGAAGCAAATGTAGCAGACGGGATTCATCTCGTTCCAAAAGGAAAGGAGAGTATTTTACGAGTCAAACCACAACAGTTTGCGATGCATTGTGATGCGATGGGTGAAGAACTTCGACTG CTTTCAGAACCTTTCAAAATTTTCGAATTTGACTTCTGGAAACGTCCAGACAGTCATGGAGAAACTCAAGTACATACAAAGGCGACTAATAATGGTACGGTTCATGCTGTTATCTCATG GTGGGTACTTCAGCTTGATGAGGAAGGAAATATCTTTTATTCTACGTCCCCTAAATGGATAAATAGTCCATCCACAAATAACGGATTATCCTCTATGTATACTG GAACCCGGGATTGGTGTGATCATTGGAAACAGTGTGTGTGGTTTacaaaaggaaaaggtttaccaGTGCGTAAAGATGAGGATGTTCGTATGGATGCTACTCACACGGATATTAGCATCTCATATAAATTTAACGCTCAGTCACAAACGTCGGAGGTAGATCACAGTCAAGACTCGCACTTAACTCTCTCTCCTGAAAGAATTGCAATCTATGGAGATAACAACTGGAGACAATTCATGTTAAAAGCCATAAACTATGCt TTGAAAGGGAAAGAGTCTCCTTTGTGTGTTATTGCAGATGATAGTGTTTTCTTATCAGTTGCCGTTGCTCATATATCTAAGTCGTCACACATAATAGCGATGTTTCCTGGTCTCGGGGATAAGGGTCGCCAATACTTGCAAGCTGTCGCTGATGAAAATGGTTACTCTATGGATCGAATACAAGTTATAAACACAAGGAAACAACAACTGACCATGAATGATACTCATCAAAACAAG GTTGATCTGTTGATAGCAGAGCCATTTTACTTTGGTGCCGAGGGGATGCTTCCTTGGCAAGGCCTGCAGTTTTG GAGCAAAAGAACAATGATTGATTCCATGTTAGCGGAAGATGTGTGCATAATGCCTTGCAAAGGAATTTTAAAAGCTTGTGCAATGTCTCTCCCG GATCTTTGGAGAAGTCGTTGTGCCTTAGAGAATATTGAAGGCTTTGACCACACGATGGTCAACACTACCTTAGGAGCGTGCGGACCGTCAAGTGAAAGCCCATGTTTACCCTTTTTTATTTGGCAATGTGGAGAGACTCAG AAACTCAGTGATACGTACACCATTATGGAGTTTGACTTCTTGAAACCGTTGAGTTCATGTCACGGGAAAGCCAAG GTTGAGTTCATTGAAGCAGGAGTGTGTCATGGTTTTGCGCTTTGGATTGATTGGGTTATGGATTCAACTAACGACATTGTGATGTCAACGGGACTAG ATCAACGGTACTGGAAGCAAGGTGTGAAGCTTCTGGCAGAGCCGTTAAAAATAGGACCTGGAATATGTTCAACAGTTATTGAAGCACATTTTGATTCATCAAGTGGTGAGCTTTCTGTCAACAACAGATAG